The segment TTCGCGTCCGCGTCGTGGGCTGCCGTCTTGAGCATCCAGACGGTGGCCGCCGGCACGTTGAGCGCCGCGCCGTCCATGAAGGCGTACGCGGAGAGTTCGCGTGGGTCGTGGCCGGTGAGCTTGCCGTAGATGGTGATCGCGGCCAGGTAGCTCCCGAGTGGCGTGGGATGGAAGTTGTCCGGACCGTAGAGACCGACGAGCCCGTCGCGCTGCAGGGCGAGCTGCCATGCCACCCCTGCCGGAAGGAAGAGGCCATCGACGGCGCTGGCCGCGTCCTGGTACGCGATCCGCACCGACTCGAAGCCCTGCGCCGAGGCGCCTTGGGGCCAGACCATGAACAGCGCCGTCCGCGCGCCGGTCGGATGGATGATGGAGTCGAACATGCGGGTCCAGAGCACCAGCGAATCGCGGTTGATCGGGAGGGTCGTGGGCCCCTGCTGCAGCACCACGAAGTCCCAGCCACCACGCTTGATCGCCTCCACGGCCCCGCTGTTGTTGGTGATATGGTCGATGAGCGCGTAGTTCGGCTTCGCGATCATCTCAACGTGGATGGTGTCGCCGGCGGTCAGGGCCACGCCCTTGAGCGTGCCGGGAAGATTGTTGTAGTAGGTGAGACTGTTGCCGATGAAGAGGACCCGCAGGGACACCGGATTCCCCGGCACAACGGCTGGGACGGGGGCCGAGGCGTCCTGACAGGCCGCCGTGCCCACCAGCGTGCCGACGGCGAGCGCCGCGAGGAACGGGATACGCACTCTGGTCATCCCGTTGCCTCGCGGATGGGGGAGACTTAGGAGAAGAGACCTCGAACGCCCGCCGCCCATCTCGGCGCCACGAGCGTGGCGACCAGGACCACGATCCAGATTCTACCCTGCCGGAGGTCGTAGTCGGCGAGGAGTTTCGACCAGGGATGGTGGAAGAGGTAGTGCCCGGCCACAAACTCAAAGACGACCGTCGTGGCCAGCCAGCACACACCGACGGCCCACGCCTCCGGCACGGTGGTCGGATGGATCCAGCGAATCGTGAGCCACGCGACGAGCAGGATGAGGAGGGAGAGGGCAACACTGCTCAGCACGTGCCCGACGTACGCCCCGACTCTCGGGAGGAGGACATACTGTCGGAACGTCCCGTTGGCAATCGCCACCAGGCAGAGCGCCACCCAAACCAGGAGCGCGCGACGGAGCATGATTCCTCCCGTGGCAGGATGTCCACTGGACAATCTCCACCTTCCGCCCGAAGCCGGGATGAAGTCAGCATGAACCGCGCCTCAGGGGCGGCTGGTCCAGAGGCGTTTGAGCAGCTGGATCTGCCCGGTGTGATAGGCTTCGTGCTGGGCGGCGCCAAGGATGGTCTCGCCGAACGTCCACTTGCGGTTGCCCGACGGACGGCGCCCGTACTGCGAGGGAGGGACGGCCCGGATCGTCGCGGCGACTTCCAGGTGCGCGGCACGAATCAGCGCCCGGTCCGCCTTCCAGTCCGCTTCCGTGGCGCGGGCAGGTACGGCCGGCCAGTCCGCGGGGCAGCGCGGAAAGGGCTCTCGTGCCGTTCCCCGAAGCCGCTGGGTGATGACATGATGCCAGTAGGCAATGTGCAGTGCCAGTTCCCAGATCGAATGGCGGCCGGGCGCCGGGCGCCAGAGCGCCTGGCGGACCGAGACCCCTCGGAGGGCACCCACCACGGTAGGGCCCCCATGCCAGGAGCCGCGACCCGCGATCGGTGCAACATTTTCGGCCAGCAACCTGCTCAGGTCCCGCGCGCTCATGTCCGCTCTCCTTGGCCAACCACGGGGCTCCGCCGCTCGAGGAGCAGCACGTCGCGCCACACCCCGCTCGCCATCTGTCCCAAGCGCTCCCGGCGTCCCACCAAGCGGTAGCCGGCCCGTTCGTGGAGGGCCACGCTGGCGGCGTTCTCGGGAAAGATGCCGGCCTGCAAAGTCCAGATGCCATGCCGCTCCGACTCGGCGCTCAATTCGGTGAGGAGGGCCAAGCCGACCCCCTTCCCCCGCGCGGCCGCGGCCACGTACACCTGGACCTCGGCCACGCCGCCATACACGCAGCGGTCGGAGACGCCGCTCAGGGCGGCCCACCCCAGGACCTGCTCCCCGTCGACGGCTACCAGGCGGGAGTGGGCGAGGTGCCCGCCATTCCACTCCTCCCAGGTCGGCGCTTCGGTCCGGAAGGTGGCGTGCCCGGTCGCGATCCCCTCGCGGTAGATGGCCGCGACGGAGGGGAAGTCACCGGGAGTCATGGCGCGGAGCGCCGGGGGCACCGGCAGGGAGGCGGCGATTCGGGATCCTGGGTCAGACCCCATGGTACGCCACCAAGGCGGCGCCAATGCCCAGGAGGAGCGCCAGCGGAGAGTAGTACCGCGTATCCATCCGCGCGAACGCAGTGCCGCGCACCCGTTTGAAGAACCCGACGTACCGAAACTCGCCGATGGCACGGAGGATGAACGAGGCCGCGAGTACCCAGCAACCGGGCACGACCAGGGCGGCGGGAATCAGTCCGCGTCCCAGGCCAACCCGCTGGGTCACCAGGAGGGCGGCGATGAAGAGGAGCCCGGCGACGGCGAAGGTCGAGGCGGGGCCGGGGCGAAAGGTCGGCTCCCCATCCTCCCGCTCCGGAATGGCCGTCGCATGCCCCACCCGAATCCCGACCGCCCACGCGACATGCAGCAGGCTCAGCACGCAAAACACCACGGCCATCCCGATAGCCAGGAGTGTCATTCGTCTCCACCTGACCCGCTGCCCGCCTGCCCCCCTGCCCCGCCTTCCCTCACCTCGGGATCCTCGACGGACAGCCGCTGCACCGCCCGTGCCCGCATCATCTTGATGAACGGGAGGCTGAACACCGGGTCGAAGTCCGTCCCTGACTTCTCCTCGATGTAGGTCAGCGCTTTCTCGGAACTCCAGGCGTCGCGATAGGGGCGGTTGGTGCAGAGCGCGTCGTACACGTCGCAGACATGGACGAGGCGGCTGGCGTAGTGCGTGTCGCGCACGAAGTGGAAGGCGGGGTAGCCGCCGCCGTTGAGCATGATGTGGTGCTCATACGCCACCACCGCCGGAACCTCGAGCCGCACGTCGCGCTCCAGGATCAGCTTGGCCCCCTCCTTCGGGTGGGCCTTCATGATGGCAAACTCCTCGTCGGTAAAGCCCCCCGGCTTGACCAGGATCTCGCGGGGAATCTTCACCTTGCCAAGGTCGTGCAGGAGTCCTGACACGCCGAGGACCCGCAGTTCCCGCCCGCTGAAGCCGAGGTACTCGCCGATGGCCATGGCGAGCACCGACACATTGGTGGAGTGCGTGGTGGTGTACTGGTCGAACTCCTTCAGCTGCAGCAGCGGCAGGATGATCTCGGACTGGCTGTGCATGGCGATGGCCAGGGAGCGCACCACGGTCTCCGCCTCAAGGAGCGGCAGTTCCCCCGTGCTCTGCACATGGTTGTGCATCCACTGGATCGCCTCGACGTCGTCGCGGAGCGAGTAGGCGATGGTCGCGGTGGCCAGCGTCTCCCGCACGCCATCCAGCGCATCGCCGGTGTCGAGCGCCAGGGTACCGTAGCGAATGCCGGTGGCGCGCAGGTGGCGCACTTCGGCGGTATCCATCACCTCGCCCCGGCTCCGCTGGAAGGTGTCTCGCAGGAACTGCTCGTAGTCCTGCCGCGTGACCGTCCCGTCGATTTCCAGACGCTCGATGCCGAGCCCGGCCAGCCGCGTCGCCCAATCCCATTCCTTGAGTTCGCGCACCACGCGGCGCTCGAAGACGACGTCGCCGCCGATGAAGGAGAACTTCAGCTTCTCAGTGTCGGCCAGGATGTCCTGCAGTTCCTGGAAGGAGTCGTCCAGCACCCGTTCACGTGCGGGGTGGCCCTCGTTGTAGAGCCCCATGGTGGCCATCACCTGGCCGAGCGAGGTGAGAAACTTGACGGGGCTGCTCATGCCAGTCCTGCCGCGGTGCGGATATCGGGGTCAGCGTTGCGGGCGGCCAGGTTCATCACGACCTCCACCTCCGGGTGACGGGCCCAGGTGGCGGCCAGCCCGCGGAGCGCCGCCAGCATCTCGGGACTGGACTGGTTTAGCCGGGTCCGCCGCCACCATTTCTTCTTGGCGAGGACGCGCAGCAG is part of the Gemmatimonadales bacterium genome and harbors:
- a CDS encoding DinB family protein, yielding MSARDLSRLLAENVAPIAGRGSWHGGPTVVGALRGVSVRQALWRPAPGRHSIWELALHIAYWHHVITQRLRGTAREPFPRCPADWPAVPARATEADWKADRALIRAAHLEVAATIRAVPPSQYGRRPSGNRKWTFGETILGAAQHEAYHTGQIQLLKRLWTSRP
- a CDS encoding N-acetyltransferase family protein, with the protein product MGSDPGSRIAASLPVPPALRAMTPGDFPSVAAIYREGIATGHATFRTEAPTWEEWNGGHLAHSRLVAVDGEQVLGWAALSGVSDRCVYGGVAEVQVYVAAAARGKGVGLALLTELSAESERHGIWTLQAGIFPENAASVALHERAGYRLVGRRERLGQMASGVWRDVLLLERRSPVVGQGERT
- a CDS encoding DUF3995 domain-containing protein, with protein sequence MTLLAIGMAVVFCVLSLLHVAWAVGIRVGHATAIPEREDGEPTFRPGPASTFAVAGLLFIAALLVTQRVGLGRGLIPAALVVPGCWVLAASFILRAIGEFRYVGFFKRVRGTAFARMDTRYYSPLALLLGIGAALVAYHGV
- a CDS encoding HD domain-containing protein; translation: MSSPVKFLTSLGQVMATMGLYNEGHPARERVLDDSFQELQDILADTEKLKFSFIGGDVVFERRVVRELKEWDWATRLAGLGIERLEIDGTVTRQDYEQFLRDTFQRSRGEVMDTAEVRHLRATGIRYGTLALDTGDALDGVRETLATATIAYSLRDDVEAIQWMHNHVQSTGELPLLEAETVVRSLAIAMHSQSEIILPLLQLKEFDQYTTTHSTNVSVLAMAIGEYLGFSGRELRVLGVSGLLHDLGKVKIPREILVKPGGFTDEEFAIMKAHPKEGAKLILERDVRLEVPAVVAYEHHIMLNGGGYPAFHFVRDTHYASRLVHVCDVYDALCTNRPYRDAWSSEKALTYIEEKSGTDFDPVFSLPFIKMMRARAVQRLSVEDPEVREGGAGGQAGSGSGGDE